One segment of Falco rusticolus isolate bFalRus1 chromosome 3, bFalRus1.pri, whole genome shotgun sequence DNA contains the following:
- the LOC119145112 gene encoding U6 snRNA-associated Sm-like protein LSm5 isoform X1 — MAAPASTNPSQLLPLELVDKCIGSRIHIVMKSDKEIVGTLLGFDDFVSLTFLESGFSDMVLEDVTEFEITPEGRRITKLDQILLNGNNITMLVPGGEGPEV; from the exons ATGGCGGCCCCCGCGAGCACCAacccctcccagctcctgccgcTCG agcttgTGGATAAGTGCATAGGTTCGCGCATTCACATTGTGATGAAGAGCGATAAAGAAATTGTTGGAACGCTCCTGGGATTTGATGACTTTGTCA GCCTCACTTTCCTTGAAAGTGGATTTTCAGATATGGTGTTAGAAGACGTTACGGAATT TGAGATTACACCTGAGGGCAGACGAATCACAAAGCTAGACCAGATTTTGCTAAATGGAAATAACATAACAATG CTGGTTCCTGGAGGAGAAGGGCCTGAAGTATGA
- the LOC119145112 gene encoding U6 snRNA-associated Sm-like protein LSm5 isoform X5: MKSDKEIVGTLLGFDDFVNMVLEDVTEFEITPEGRRITKLDQILLNGNNITMLVPGGEGPEV; encoded by the exons ATGAAGAGCGATAAAGAAATTGTTGGAACGCTCCTGGGATTTGATGACTTTGTCA ATATGGTGTTAGAAGACGTTACGGAATT TGAGATTACACCTGAGGGCAGACGAATCACAAAGCTAGACCAGATTTTGCTAAATGGAAATAACATAACAATG CTGGTTCCTGGAGGAGAAGGGCCTGAAGTATGA
- the LOC119145112 gene encoding U6 snRNA-associated Sm-like protein LSm5 isoform X3: MAAPASTNPSQLLPLELVDKCIGSRIHIVMKSDKEIVGTLLGFDDFVNMVLEDVTEFEITPEGRRITKLDQILLNGNNITMLVPGGEGPEV, from the exons ATGGCGGCCCCCGCGAGCACCAacccctcccagctcctgccgcTCG agcttgTGGATAAGTGCATAGGTTCGCGCATTCACATTGTGATGAAGAGCGATAAAGAAATTGTTGGAACGCTCCTGGGATTTGATGACTTTGTCA ATATGGTGTTAGAAGACGTTACGGAATT TGAGATTACACCTGAGGGCAGACGAATCACAAAGCTAGACCAGATTTTGCTAAATGGAAATAACATAACAATG CTGGTTCCTGGAGGAGAAGGGCCTGAAGTATGA
- the LOC119145112 gene encoding U6 snRNA-associated Sm-like protein LSm5 isoform X2: MAAPASTNPSQLLPLELVDKCIGSRIHIVMKSDKEIVGTLLGFDDFVSLTFLESGFSDMVLEDVTEFEITPEGRRITKLDQILLNGNNITMFFTFFMRKC; encoded by the exons ATGGCGGCCCCCGCGAGCACCAacccctcccagctcctgccgcTCG agcttgTGGATAAGTGCATAGGTTCGCGCATTCACATTGTGATGAAGAGCGATAAAGAAATTGTTGGAACGCTCCTGGGATTTGATGACTTTGTCA GCCTCACTTTCCTTGAAAGTGGATTTTCAGATATGGTGTTAGAAGACGTTACGGAATT TGAGATTACACCTGAGGGCAGACGAATCACAAAGCTAGACCAGATTTTGCTAAATGGAAATAACATAACAATG TTCTTTACTTTCTTCATGCGAAAATGCTGA
- the LOC119145112 gene encoding U6 snRNA-associated Sm-like protein LSm5 isoform X4: MAAPASTNPSQLLPLELVDKCIGSRIHIVMKSDKEIVGTLLGFDDFVNMVLEDVTEFEITPEGRRITKLDQILLNGNNITMFFTFFMRKC; the protein is encoded by the exons ATGGCGGCCCCCGCGAGCACCAacccctcccagctcctgccgcTCG agcttgTGGATAAGTGCATAGGTTCGCGCATTCACATTGTGATGAAGAGCGATAAAGAAATTGTTGGAACGCTCCTGGGATTTGATGACTTTGTCA ATATGGTGTTAGAAGACGTTACGGAATT TGAGATTACACCTGAGGGCAGACGAATCACAAAGCTAGACCAGATTTTGCTAAATGGAAATAACATAACAATG TTCTTTACTTTCTTCATGCGAAAATGCTGA